A genome region from Mycobacterium sp. 3519A includes the following:
- the murD gene encoding UDP-N-acetylmuramoyl-L-alanine--D-glutamate ligase: MELSGAKVLVAGARVTGRAILAALTPLGARATLTDDSPSMLTEFAQNGVAVIDAASAAERITDFDLVVTSPGLPPTAAVPAAAAAAGVPIWGDVELAWRLDVSGRYGPPRRWLVVTGTNGKTTTTSMLHAMLVAAGRSALLCGNIGDPVLDVLEQTAELMAVELSSFQLHWAPSLRPEAGAVLNVAEDHLDWHGSMEAYARDKARVLDGRVAVVGLDDPVAAGLLGGAAAGVRVGFRLGEPGPGELGVRDGVLVDNAFGDDVPLVDADAIPVAGPVGVLDALAAAALARAVDVPPEAIAAALRGFEVGKHRAQVVGDVDGVSYVDDSKATNPHAAQASITAYPRVVWIAGGLLKGASVDELVAAVANRLVGVVLIGRDRNLIRDALSRHAPDVPVVEVVTGEDSGVRGVNVTRLMTEVVDAARGLATPGDTVLLAPAGASFDQFSGYGQRGDAFAAAVSALTR, translated from the coding sequence GTGGAGCTGTCAGGGGCCAAGGTCCTCGTCGCCGGTGCCCGCGTCACCGGCCGCGCGATCCTGGCCGCGCTGACGCCGCTCGGCGCACGCGCCACGCTGACCGACGACAGTCCGTCGATGCTGACCGAGTTCGCACAGAACGGCGTCGCGGTGATCGACGCGGCCAGCGCCGCCGAGCGGATCACCGACTTCGACCTGGTCGTCACCAGCCCAGGCCTGCCGCCGACCGCGGCGGTGCCTGCCGCGGCAGCGGCAGCGGGCGTGCCGATCTGGGGAGACGTCGAATTGGCTTGGCGGCTGGACGTTTCCGGCCGGTACGGGCCGCCGCGACGCTGGCTCGTCGTGACCGGCACCAACGGCAAGACCACGACCACGTCGATGCTGCACGCGATGCTGGTCGCCGCGGGCCGCAGCGCGCTGCTGTGCGGCAACATCGGCGACCCGGTGCTCGATGTGCTCGAGCAGACGGCCGAGTTGATGGCCGTCGAGCTGTCCAGCTTCCAACTGCACTGGGCGCCGTCGCTGCGTCCGGAGGCGGGCGCGGTGCTCAACGTCGCCGAGGATCACCTGGACTGGCACGGGTCGATGGAGGCCTACGCCCGCGACAAGGCCAGGGTGCTGGACGGCCGCGTCGCCGTGGTCGGACTCGACGACCCGGTCGCGGCGGGCCTGCTGGGAGGCGCGGCCGCCGGCGTGCGGGTCGGCTTTCGGCTCGGTGAACCGGGGCCGGGGGAGTTGGGTGTGCGCGACGGCGTGCTCGTCGACAACGCGTTCGGCGACGACGTGCCGCTCGTCGACGCCGATGCGATCCCGGTGGCAGGCCCGGTAGGGGTGCTCGACGCGTTGGCCGCCGCGGCGCTGGCCCGCGCCGTCGACGTGCCACCGGAGGCCATCGCCGCCGCGCTGCGCGGCTTCGAGGTCGGTAAGCACCGCGCGCAGGTGGTCGGTGACGTCGACGGCGTCAGCTACGTCGACGACTCCAAGGCCACCAACCCGCACGCAGCGCAGGCGTCGATCACCGCGTATCCGCGGGTGGTCTGGATCGCCGGCGGCCTGCTGAAGGGCGCCTCGGTCGACGAACTGGTTGCTGCAGTGGCGAATCGCCTGGTCGGAGTGGTGTTGATCGGTCGCGACCGGAACCTGATCCGGGATGCGTTATCGCGACACGCCCCGGATGTCCCCGTCGTGGAGGTTGTGACGGGGGAGGATTCTGGGGTGCGTGGGGTAAATGTGACTCGACTGATGACTGAGGTCGTCGACGCCGCCCGCGGCTTGGCGACTCCCGGCGACACCGTGTTACTGGCCCCGGCCGGTGCGTCCTTCGACCAGTTCAGCGGCTACGGCCAGCGCGGCGATGCGTTCGCCGCCGCCGTCTCCGCACTGACCCGGTAG
- the murG gene encoding undecaprenyldiphospho-muramoylpentapeptide beta-N-acetylglucosaminyltransferase: MAVADALTALDPEIRITALGTQRGLETRLVPERGYRLELITPVPLPRKPSGDLLRLPLRVRRAVRQTRAVLDDVDADVVIGFGGYVALPAYLAARGGPLRRRVPVVVHEANARAGWANRVGARSAQRVLSAVSDPGLKRVEVVGVPVRASITALDRKALRSEARAHFGFADDARVLLVTGGSQGAQRINQAVAGAAKDLAAAGISVLHAHGPKNTLDLREPADGDPPYVAVPYLDRMDLAYAAADLAVCRSGAMTVAEVTDVGLPAVYVPLPIGNGEQRLNALPVVTAGGGLLVDDADLTPAFVADTVTGLLNDDARLRAMTAAAALAGHRDAAQRVAEVALEVARKRLR; this comes from the coding sequence ATGGCCGTGGCCGACGCGCTCACCGCGCTCGACCCGGAGATTCGCATCACTGCGCTGGGCACCCAGCGTGGCCTGGAAACGCGACTGGTGCCCGAGCGCGGATATCGACTCGAGTTGATCACTCCCGTGCCGCTGCCGCGCAAGCCGTCGGGTGACCTGCTGCGGTTGCCGCTGCGGGTGCGACGCGCCGTCCGGCAAACCCGCGCTGTGCTCGACGACGTCGACGCCGACGTGGTGATCGGCTTCGGCGGCTACGTCGCACTGCCCGCGTACCTGGCCGCCCGCGGCGGGCCGTTGCGGCGCCGCGTTCCCGTCGTGGTGCACGAGGCCAACGCGCGCGCCGGCTGGGCCAACCGGGTGGGGGCGCGCTCCGCGCAGCGGGTGTTGTCCGCGGTGTCCGATCCCGGGTTGAAGCGCGTCGAGGTCGTCGGGGTGCCGGTGCGCGCATCGATCACGGCGCTGGACCGCAAGGCACTGCGCAGCGAGGCGCGGGCGCACTTCGGCTTCGCCGATGACGCCAGGGTGTTGCTGGTGACCGGCGGCTCCCAGGGCGCACAGCGAATCAACCAAGCCGTCGCCGGCGCTGCGAAAGACCTTGCCGCCGCTGGCATTTCGGTACTGCACGCGCACGGCCCGAAGAACACCCTCGACCTTCGCGAACCCGCCGACGGGGATCCGCCGTACGTCGCCGTGCCGTATCTGGATCGGATGGACCTGGCCTATGCGGCGGCCGATCTGGCGGTCTGCCGGTCGGGGGCCATGACGGTCGCCGAGGTGACCGACGTCGGCCTGCCCGCGGTGTACGTGCCGCTTCCGATCGGCAACGGCGAACAGCGACTCAACGCGCTGCCCGTAGTCACCGCGGGCGGCGGTCTGCTGGTCGACGACGCCGACCTCACCCCGGCCTTCGTGGCGGACACGGTGACAGGCCTGCTCAACGACGACGCCAGGCTGCGGGCGATGACCGCCGCCGCCGCGCTCGCCGGGCACAGGGACGCGGCGCAGCGAGTCGCAGAAGTGGCGCTCGAAGTCGCGAGAAAGCGGTTGCGATGA
- a CDS encoding YggS family pyridoxal phosphate-dependent enzyme, with translation MASTRERELADALTALRARLDRAAEAANRNANEIELLPITKFFPASDVLILHRLGCRQFGESREQEASNKCAEVGAVLGTEPIRWHMVGRIQRNKARSIAGWAYAAHSVDSAKLIAALDRAACDALADGRRAEPLRVYLQLSLDGDESRGGVAIGRPESVDELCAAVDAADGLDFVGLMGIPPLDADPDEAFARLQEERDRVQKSYDQRLGLSAGMSSDLESAVKHGSTCVRVGTALMGQRPLTSP, from the coding sequence ATGGCGAGCACACGTGAACGGGAACTGGCCGATGCGCTGACGGCGCTGCGGGCCCGACTGGACCGCGCCGCCGAGGCCGCAAATCGCAATGCAAATGAAATTGAATTACTGCCCATAACGAAATTCTTTCCGGCTAGTGACGTACTTATTTTGCATCGTTTGGGGTGTCGACAATTCGGCGAATCGCGCGAACAGGAAGCGTCGAATAAATGCGCGGAAGTCGGTGCGGTGTTGGGAACTGAGCCGATTCGCTGGCATATGGTCGGGCGGATTCAGCGCAACAAAGCGCGGTCGATCGCGGGATGGGCGTACGCCGCGCACTCGGTCGACAGCGCCAAGCTGATCGCCGCGCTGGACCGGGCCGCCTGCGACGCGCTGGCCGACGGCCGCCGGGCCGAACCGCTGCGCGTCTACCTCCAACTGAGCCTCGACGGCGACGAGTCCAGGGGAGGAGTGGCCATCGGCAGGCCGGAATCGGTGGACGAACTGTGCGCCGCCGTCGACGCCGCCGACGGGTTGGACTTCGTCGGGCTGATGGGCATTCCGCCACTGGACGCCGATCCCGACGAGGCTTTCGCGCGGCTGCAAGAGGAAAGGGATCGGGTGCAGAAGTCCTATGACCAGCGCCTCGGGCTGTCGGCCGGTATGTCCAGCGACCTCGAAAGCGCGGTCAAACACGGTTCGACGTGTGTGCGTGTCGGTACCGCGCTGATGGGGCAACGACCGCTAACGTCACCCTGA
- a CDS encoding cell division protein SepF, with product MSTLHKVKAYFGMAPMEDYDDEYYDDDDRAPARSYSRRSRDFEDDGYGRGYDDRLPGRDYDEPSFRGGYRDEDRFDARLRGPREFDRPAPRFSSLRGSTRGALAMDPRRMAELFDAGSPLSKITTLRPKDYSEARTIGERFRDGTPVIMDLVSMDNADAKRLVDFAAGLAFALRGSFDKVATKVFLLSPADIDVSAEERRRIAEAGFYAYQ from the coding sequence ATGAGCACACTGCACAAGGTCAAGGCCTACTTCGGTATGGCGCCGATGGAGGACTACGACGACGAGTACTACGACGACGACGACCGCGCCCCCGCCCGCAGCTACTCACGTCGGTCCCGCGACTTCGAGGACGACGGATACGGCCGCGGTTACGACGACAGGCTGCCCGGCCGCGACTACGACGAGCCGAGCTTCCGCGGCGGCTACCGCGACGAGGACAGGTTCGACGCCAGGCTGCGTGGCCCGCGCGAATTCGACCGGCCCGCACCCCGATTCAGCTCCCTACGTGGCTCGACGCGCGGCGCGCTTGCGATGGACCCGCGCCGCATGGCCGAACTCTTCGACGCAGGCAGCCCGCTGTCGAAGATCACCACGCTGCGCCCGAAGGACTACAGCGAGGCCCGCACGATCGGCGAACGCTTCCGTGACGGCACCCCGGTGATCATGGACCTGGTGAGCATGGACAACGCCGACGCCAAACGACTCGTCGACTTCGCTGCCGGGCTGGCGTTCGCGTTGCGCGGTTCGTTCGACAAGGTGGCCACCAAGGTCTTCCTGCTCTCACCGGCCGATATCGACGTCAGCGCCGAGGAGCGCAGGCGGATTGCGGAGGCCGGCTTCTACGCGTACCAGTAG
- the pgeF gene encoding peptidoglycan editing factor PgeF has product MTVRIRRVTTTRAGGVSAPPFDTFNLGDHVGDDPAAVAANRKRLAAALKLGDDRVVWMNQVHGDHVVRVDGPVEVAVDNTDALVTTTPRLALAVVTADCVPVLMGDARAGVVAAVHAGRVGAQKGVVVRTVEAMLEAGARVDDISALLGPAVSGANYEVPAQMAADVDAALPGSRTTTSRGTPGLDLRAGIARQLTTLGITAIDVDPRCTVADRNLFSHRRDAPTGRLASLVWME; this is encoded by the coding sequence GTGACCGTTCGTATCCGCCGCGTGACCACCACCCGCGCTGGCGGCGTCTCCGCGCCGCCGTTCGATACCTTCAATCTCGGCGACCATGTCGGTGACGATCCGGCGGCCGTGGCCGCCAATCGGAAACGACTCGCCGCCGCGCTGAAATTGGGCGACGACCGCGTGGTGTGGATGAACCAAGTGCACGGCGATCATGTGGTGCGTGTCGACGGCCCGGTCGAGGTGGCCGTCGACAATACCGATGCATTGGTCACTACCACGCCGCGATTGGCTTTGGCGGTGGTAACCGCCGATTGTGTTCCGGTTTTAATGGGCGATGCCCGCGCGGGCGTGGTGGCGGCCGTTCACGCGGGGCGGGTCGGTGCGCAGAAGGGTGTCGTGGTCAGGACGGTGGAGGCCATGCTCGAGGCGGGCGCTCGGGTCGACGACATCTCGGCGTTGTTGGGTCCCGCGGTCAGCGGAGCCAACTACGAAGTGCCCGCGCAGATGGCCGCCGACGTCGATGCCGCGCTGCCCGGCAGTCGCACGACCACCTCGCGGGGCACCCCCGGTCTTGATCTACGAGCCGGAATCGCTAGGCAATTAACGACTTTGGGGATCACGGCCATCGATGTCGACCCGCGCTGCACAGTGGCCGACCGCAATCTGTTCAGTCATCGTCGCGATGCACCGACGGGACGGCTGGCGTCGTTGGTGTGGATGGAATGA
- the ftsZ gene encoding cell division protein FtsZ, with protein MTPPHNYLAVIKVVGIGGGGVNAVNRMIEQGLKGVEFIAINTDAQALLMSDADVKLDVGRDSTRGLGAGADPEVGRKAAEDAKDDIEELLRGADMVFVTAGEGGGTGTGGAPVVATIARKLGALTVGVVTRPFSFEGKRRSNQAENGITSLRESCDTLIVIPNDRLLQMGDAAVSLMDAFRAADEVLLNGVQGITDLITTPGLINVDFADVKGVMSGAGTALMGIGSARGDGRALKAAEIAINSPLLEASMEGAQGVLLSVAGGSDLGLFEINEAASLVQDAAHPEANIIFGTVIDDSLGDEVRVTVIAAGFDAQGPGRKPVVGATGAQSITPGKAGTVSTSLFDPADAASVPVHTNGATVKIGGDDGGISDDDVDVPPFMRH; from the coding sequence ATGACCCCCCCGCACAACTACCTCGCCGTCATCAAGGTGGTCGGCATCGGCGGTGGCGGCGTCAATGCCGTCAACCGGATGATCGAGCAGGGCCTCAAGGGCGTCGAGTTCATCGCGATCAACACCGACGCGCAGGCGTTGTTGATGAGCGACGCCGACGTCAAGCTCGACGTGGGCCGCGACTCCACCCGCGGTCTCGGCGCTGGAGCCGACCCCGAGGTCGGTCGCAAGGCCGCCGAGGACGCCAAGGACGACATCGAAGAACTGCTGCGCGGCGCCGACATGGTGTTCGTCACCGCCGGTGAGGGTGGTGGCACCGGCACCGGCGGGGCGCCGGTCGTCGCGACCATCGCGCGCAAGCTAGGTGCGCTGACCGTCGGCGTGGTGACGCGGCCGTTCTCCTTCGAGGGCAAGCGGCGCAGCAACCAGGCCGAAAACGGCATCACCTCGCTTCGGGAGAGTTGCGACACCCTGATCGTCATCCCCAACGACCGGCTGCTGCAGATGGGCGATGCCGCCGTGTCGTTGATGGACGCGTTCCGCGCCGCCGACGAGGTGCTGCTCAACGGCGTGCAGGGCATCACGGATCTGATCACCACGCCCGGTCTGATCAACGTCGACTTCGCCGACGTAAAGGGTGTGATGAGCGGCGCGGGCACCGCGTTGATGGGCATCGGGTCGGCGCGGGGTGACGGCCGTGCGCTCAAGGCCGCCGAGATCGCGATCAACTCGCCACTGCTCGAGGCTTCGATGGAGGGCGCGCAGGGGGTGCTGTTGTCCGTGGCGGGCGGCAGTGACCTCGGGTTGTTCGAGATCAACGAGGCCGCGTCGCTGGTGCAGGACGCCGCCCATCCGGAAGCCAACATTATCTTCGGCACGGTCATCGACGACTCGCTCGGCGACGAAGTTCGGGTGACGGTGATCGCCGCGGGCTTCGATGCCCAGGGGCCCGGCCGCAAACCGGTGGTCGGCGCCACCGGCGCGCAGTCGATCACGCCAGGAAAGGCCGGGACGGTCAGCACCTCGTTGTTCGACCCTGCGGATGCGGCCAGCGTGCCGGTGCACACCAACGGCGCGACGGTGAAGATCGGTGGCGACGACGGTGGCATCTCTGACGATGACGTCGACGTGCCGCCGTTCATGCGCCACTGA
- the ftsW gene encoding putative lipid II flippase FtsW has protein sequence MSNILTRLRHRRTKPNTEPGGDGVVTAEAPAPRTRFGAWLGRPMTSFHLIIAVTALLITLGLTMVLSASGVHSYDEDGSPWAIFARQVLWTIVGLFAFYVALRMPVQLMRRLAFTGFALTIVMLVLVLIPGVGTEANGSRGWFVIAGFSMQPSELAKIAFAIWGAHLLAARRMEHASLREMLIPLVPAAVIALALIVAQPDLGQTVSLGIILLGLLWYAGLPLRVFLSSLLAVMASAAVLAVSEGYRSDRVQSWLNPGADSQGSGYQARQARFALANGGVFGDGLGQGTAKWNYLPNAHNDFIFAIIGEELGFVGAIGLLCLFGLFAYTGMRIARRSADPFLRLLTATATLWVMGQVFINVGYVVGLLPVTGLQLPLISAGGTSTATTLLIIGIMANAARHEPEAVAALRAGRDDRVNRLLRLPLPEPYVPTKTEALRDRLRTKPGAAPAKSARKPERKPDRKPAPAKKRKPQPADRQGRRAGHHGGAQRQRRARTLEGQRYG, from the coding sequence GTGAGCAACATCCTGACCCGGTTGCGGCACCGGCGTACGAAGCCGAACACCGAACCGGGCGGCGACGGCGTCGTCACGGCCGAGGCACCTGCGCCGCGGACCAGATTCGGTGCGTGGCTGGGCCGGCCGATGACGTCGTTCCACCTCATCATCGCGGTCACCGCGCTGCTCATCACGCTGGGCCTCACCATGGTGTTGTCCGCCTCGGGGGTGCACAGCTACGACGAGGACGGCTCACCGTGGGCGATCTTCGCCAGGCAGGTGCTGTGGACCATCGTTGGGTTGTTCGCGTTCTACGTCGCGCTGCGCATGCCCGTGCAGTTGATGCGCAGGCTGGCGTTCACCGGCTTCGCGCTCACCATCGTGATGCTGGTGCTGGTGCTGATCCCGGGCGTCGGCACCGAAGCCAACGGTTCCCGCGGTTGGTTCGTGATCGCCGGGTTCTCCATGCAGCCGTCGGAACTGGCCAAGATCGCGTTCGCGATCTGGGGTGCGCATCTGCTCGCGGCGCGGCGCATGGAGCATGCCTCGCTTCGCGAGATGCTGATCCCGCTGGTGCCGGCCGCGGTGATCGCGCTGGCGCTGATCGTCGCGCAGCCAGACCTGGGGCAGACGGTGTCGCTCGGCATCATCCTGCTCGGTCTGCTCTGGTACGCGGGCCTGCCGCTGCGGGTGTTCTTGTCCTCACTGCTCGCGGTGATGGCGTCGGCGGCCGTGCTGGCGGTCTCCGAGGGATACCGATCCGACCGGGTGCAGTCCTGGCTCAACCCGGGCGCCGACTCGCAGGGCTCCGGCTACCAGGCACGGCAGGCCCGGTTCGCGCTGGCCAACGGCGGGGTGTTCGGCGACGGGCTCGGGCAGGGCACCGCGAAGTGGAACTATCTGCCCAACGCCCACAACGACTTCATCTTCGCGATCATCGGCGAGGAACTCGGGTTCGTCGGCGCCATCGGGTTGCTGTGCCTGTTCGGGCTGTTCGCCTACACCGGCATGCGGATCGCGCGGCGGTCCGCCGACCCGTTCCTGCGGCTGCTGACCGCCACCGCGACGCTGTGGGTGATGGGCCAGGTGTTCATCAACGTCGGCTACGTGGTCGGCCTGCTGCCGGTCACGGGGCTGCAGCTGCCGCTCATCTCGGCGGGTGGAACATCAACCGCGACAACACTTTTGATCATCGGCATCATGGCAAACGCGGCCAGGCACGAACCGGAGGCGGTGGCCGCGCTGCGCGCGGGGCGCGACGACCGGGTCAACCGGTTGTTGCGGCTGCCGCTGCCGGAGCCGTACGTGCCGACCAAGACCGAGGCGCTGCGCGACCGGTTGCGCACCAAGCCCGGCGCCGCGCCCGCCAAGTCGGCGCGCAAACCCGAGCGCAAACCGGATCGCAAGCCCGCGCCCGCCAAGAAGCGCAAACCCCAACCGGCCGACCGGCAGGGTCGGCGCGCAGGGCATCATGGAGGCGCCCAGCGACAGCGCCGGGCGAGAACATTGGAAGGCCAGCGTTACGGGTGA
- a CDS encoding cell division protein FtsQ/DivIB encodes MTEPTESTDQDTGEAGAPQETLPPAAAADYEGPRRRARREREERRAAQARAMAIENARREAKRRVMGGPADDSKKLGRRAVRGLKVLMWSALISVVVVGLGLLLYFTPIMSARNIVVVGLGAVTQDEVIAAAAVQPGTPLLQVDTDAVAERVAAIRRVASARVQRQYPSTLRVTVVERIPVVVKDYPDGPHLFDKDGVDFATAPPPAGVPYLDTDNPGPSDAPTKAALQVMTALRPEVAGQVGRIAAPSVAAITLTLIDGRTVVWGTTDRTEEKALKLGALLTQPGQTYDVSSPDLPTVK; translated from the coding sequence ATGACCGAGCCGACCGAGTCGACCGATCAGGACACAGGCGAGGCAGGCGCCCCGCAGGAGACGTTGCCGCCTGCCGCGGCTGCCGACTACGAGGGGCCGCGACGACGGGCCCGGCGGGAGCGCGAGGAGCGCCGCGCCGCGCAGGCCAGGGCGATGGCGATCGAGAATGCCCGCCGGGAGGCGAAACGCCGCGTCATGGGCGGGCCGGCCGACGACTCGAAAAAGCTTGGCCGCCGGGCGGTTCGGGGCCTGAAGGTGCTGATGTGGTCGGCGCTGATCAGCGTCGTGGTGGTCGGCCTCGGCCTGCTGCTGTACTTCACGCCGATCATGTCGGCGCGCAACATCGTCGTGGTCGGATTGGGCGCGGTGACACAGGACGAGGTGATCGCCGCCGCCGCGGTGCAACCCGGCACACCGCTGCTGCAGGTCGACACCGACGCGGTGGCCGAGCGCGTCGCGGCGATCCGGCGGGTGGCCAGTGCGCGCGTCCAGCGGCAGTACCCGTCGACGTTGCGTGTCACCGTCGTCGAGCGAATCCCCGTCGTGGTCAAGGACTATCCGGACGGGCCCCACCTGTTCGACAAGGACGGCGTGGACTTCGCGACGGCACCGCCGCCAGCGGGCGTGCCGTATCTGGACACCGACAACCCAGGCCCCAGCGATGCCCCGACCAAGGCGGCGCTGCAGGTGATGACCGCGCTGCGCCCCGAGGTGGCCGGACAGGTCGGCCGCATCGCCGCGCCGTCGGTCGCCGCGATAACGCTGACGTTGATCGACGGCAGAACCGTGGTGTGGGGCACCACCGACCGCACCGAGGAGAAAGCGCTCAAGTTGGGCGCGCTGCTGACCCAGCCGGGTCAGACCTACGACGTGTCCAGTCCGGACCTGCCCACCGTCAAATAG
- the murC gene encoding UDP-N-acetylmuramate--L-alanine ligase, whose amino-acid sequence MNGNSLPDELQRVHMVGIGGAGMSGIARILLDRGGMVSGSDAKESRGVIALRARGASIRIGHDESSLDLLPGGPTAVVTTHAAIPKTNPELVEARRRGIPVIMRPVVLAKLMAGHTTLMVTGTHGKTTTTSMLIVALQHSGFDPSFAVGGDLGEAGTNAHHGSGDCFVAEADESDGSLLEYTPDVAVVTNIEADHLDFFGSAEAYSAVFDGFVERLKPGGVLVVCTDDAGAAGLAERTAALGIRVLRYGSDPAQQLAGTLLSWEQQGTGAVAHIQLDGETHPRVMRLSVPGRHMALNALGALLAATHIGAPVDAVLDGLANFEGVRRRFELVGTTNGVRVFDDYAHHPTEVAATITALRAVAAQGDPGFAGRSIVVFQPHLYSRTATFAREFGQALSQADEVFVLDVYAAREQPMAGVSGAMIVDHVTAPVTYVPNLSAVAEQVAAAADPGDVVITMGAGDVTMLGKEILAALRIRANRSAPGGSGKALR is encoded by the coding sequence ATGAACGGCAATTCGCTGCCGGACGAGCTGCAGCGGGTGCACATGGTCGGCATCGGCGGAGCCGGTATGTCCGGTATCGCGCGCATCCTGCTCGACCGGGGCGGCATGGTGTCCGGTTCGGACGCCAAGGAATCGCGCGGGGTGATCGCGCTGCGCGCCCGCGGCGCCTCGATCCGGATCGGGCACGACGAGTCGTCGCTGGACCTGCTGCCGGGCGGACCGACCGCGGTGGTCACCACGCATGCCGCCATTCCCAAGACCAACCCCGAACTGGTGGAGGCGCGTCGCCGCGGCATTCCGGTGATCATGCGGCCCGTGGTGCTGGCCAAGCTGATGGCCGGGCACACCACGCTGATGGTCACCGGCACCCACGGGAAGACCACCACGACGTCGATGTTGATCGTGGCGTTGCAGCACAGCGGCTTTGATCCCTCATTTGCGGTCGGAGGCGATCTCGGCGAGGCGGGCACCAACGCCCACCACGGCAGCGGCGACTGTTTCGTCGCCGAGGCCGACGAGAGCGACGGATCGCTGCTGGAGTACACCCCCGACGTCGCCGTGGTCACCAACATCGAGGCCGACCACCTTGACTTCTTCGGCAGCGCCGAGGCCTACAGCGCGGTGTTCGACGGCTTCGTCGAGCGTCTGAAACCCGGTGGCGTGCTGGTGGTCTGCACCGACGATGCCGGTGCCGCCGGGCTTGCCGAACGCACTGCCGCGCTTGGCATTCGGGTGCTGCGGTACGGAAGCGACCCGGCGCAACAGCTGGCGGGCACACTGTTGAGTTGGGAGCAGCAGGGCACCGGCGCGGTCGCCCACATCCAACTCGACGGGGAAACGCACCCCAGGGTGATGCGGCTGTCGGTGCCTGGCAGACACATGGCGCTCAACGCGCTCGGTGCGCTGCTGGCGGCCACCCACATCGGCGCGCCTGTCGACGCGGTGCTCGACGGGCTGGCCAACTTCGAGGGCGTGCGGCGGCGTTTCGAACTGGTCGGCACCACCAACGGCGTGCGGGTCTTCGACGATTACGCGCATCACCCGACCGAGGTGGCCGCCACCATCACCGCTCTGCGCGCGGTCGCTGCGCAGGGCGACCCCGGATTCGCAGGCCGCTCCATCGTCGTGTTCCAGCCGCACTTGTATTCGCGGACAGCGACTTTCGCCCGCGAATTCGGGCAGGCCCTCAGCCAGGCCGACGAGGTGTTCGTCCTTGACGTCTACGCCGCGCGGGAACAACCGATGGCGGGCGTCAGCGGCGCGATGATCGTCGACCACGTCACCGCCCCGGTGACCTACGTGCCGAACCTCTCCGCGGTGGCGGAGCAGGTGGCCGCGGCCGCCGACCCCGGCGATGTCGTCATCACCATGGGCGCAGGCGATGTCACGATGCTGGGCAAGGAAATCCTTGCCGCGCTTCGTATCAGGGCCAACCGCAGCGCACCGGGCGGGTCGGGGAAAGCGCTGCGATGA